Proteins from a genomic interval of Harpia harpyja isolate bHarHar1 chromosome 7, bHarHar1 primary haplotype, whole genome shotgun sequence:
- the DHRS3 gene encoding short-chain dehydrogenase/reductase 3 isoform X3 has protein sequence MMGTECHYFICDVGNREEVYQQAKAVREKVGDITILVNNAAVVHGKSLMDSDDDALLKSQHINTLGQFWTTKAFLPRMLELQNGHIVCLNSVLALSAIPGAIDYCTSKASSFAFMESLTLGLLDCPGVNATTVLPFHTSTEMFQGMRIRFPNLFPPLKPETVARRTVEAVQMNQAFLLLPWTMHVLVILKSILPQAALEEIHKFSGSYTCMNTFKGRT, from the exons ATGATGGGGACGGAATGCCATTATTTCATTTGTGATGTAGGAAATCGAGAGGAGGTCTATCAGCAAGCCAAAGCTGTGAGGGAAAAG GTGGGTGATATCACTATCCTGGTGAACAACGCTGCTGTGGTCCATGGTAAGAGTCTGATGGACAGCGATGATGATGCACTGCTCAAATCACAACATATAAACACCCTGGGACAGTTCTGG ACCACCAAAGCATTCCTGCCAAGGATGCTGGAGTTGCAGAATGGACACATTGTTTGCCTGAACTCTGTCCTGGCCTTGTCAGCCATCCCTGGTGCCATTGACTATTGCACCTCCAAAGCCTCGTCCTTTGCCTTTATGGAGAGCCTGACCTTGGGGCTGCTAGACTGTCCTGGAGTGAATGCCACAACAGTCCTGCCCTTCCACACGAGCACAGAGATGTTTCAGGGCATGAGAATCAG GTTCCCtaatctttttcctcctctcaagCCAGAGACAGTGGCTAGGAGGACCGTAGAAGCTGTTCAGATGAATCAAGCCTTCCTGCTCCTTCCATGGACGATGCATGTTCTTGTCATCCTAAAAAG catTCTCCCTCAGGCAGCACTTGAAGAAATCCACAAGTTTTCTGGAAGCTACACTTGCATGAACACTTTTAAAGGACGAACATAG
- the DHRS3 gene encoding short-chain dehydrogenase/reductase 3 isoform X2 produces MNQIILWGRTEKCLKETTEEIRMMGTECHYFICDVGNREEVYQQAKAVREKVGDITILVNNAAVVHGKSLMDSDDDALLKSQHINTLGQFWTTKAFLPRMLELQNGHIVCLNSVLALSAIPGAIDYCTSKASSFAFMESLTLGLLDCPGVNATTVLPFHTSTEMFQGMRIRFPNLFPPLKPETVARRTVEAVQMNQAFLLLPWTMHVLVILKSILPQAALEEIHKFSGSYTCMNTFKGRT; encoded by the exons ATCATCCTGTGGGGTCGAACTGAGAAATGCCTGAAGGAGACCACAGAGGAAATCAGGATGATGGGGACGGAATGCCATTATTTCATTTGTGATGTAGGAAATCGAGAGGAGGTCTATCAGCAAGCCAAAGCTGTGAGGGAAAAG GTGGGTGATATCACTATCCTGGTGAACAACGCTGCTGTGGTCCATGGTAAGAGTCTGATGGACAGCGATGATGATGCACTGCTCAAATCACAACATATAAACACCCTGGGACAGTTCTGG ACCACCAAAGCATTCCTGCCAAGGATGCTGGAGTTGCAGAATGGACACATTGTTTGCCTGAACTCTGTCCTGGCCTTGTCAGCCATCCCTGGTGCCATTGACTATTGCACCTCCAAAGCCTCGTCCTTTGCCTTTATGGAGAGCCTGACCTTGGGGCTGCTAGACTGTCCTGGAGTGAATGCCACAACAGTCCTGCCCTTCCACACGAGCACAGAGATGTTTCAGGGCATGAGAATCAG GTTCCCtaatctttttcctcctctcaagCCAGAGACAGTGGCTAGGAGGACCGTAGAAGCTGTTCAGATGAATCAAGCCTTCCTGCTCCTTCCATGGACGATGCATGTTCTTGTCATCCTAAAAAG catTCTCCCTCAGGCAGCACTTGAAGAAATCCACAAGTTTTCTGGAAGCTACACTTGCATGAACACTTTTAAAGGACGAACATAG